A window of Aliarcobacter trophiarum LMG 25534 contains these coding sequences:
- a CDS encoding glycosyltransferase, producing the protein MNFSLLMSIYYKEKVKYFNRAMESIWDEQTVKPDEIVLVQDGKLTDELYYAIDEWKNKLVGILKIIPLKENLGLGDALNIGMEHCSYELIARMDTDDISLPNRFEKQLNVFKNGNIDICSSWISEFNGDENENLGYRRLPEMHEEIIKYAKIRSPINHPAVMYKKSFVLKAGGYKRMIYFEDYYLWVRMILNKSRFYNLQEVLVKMRAGQGQIERRSGLNYAKNEFILLNEFRKNGFFNSSFEYLRNIIKIPIRFLPKMVIRIIYYFIRKL; encoded by the coding sequence ATGAATTTTTCATTATTGATGTCAATTTATTATAAAGAAAAAGTAAAATATTTTAATAGAGCGATGGAAAGTATTTGGGATGAACAAACTGTAAAACCAGATGAGATAGTATTGGTTCAAGATGGTAAATTGACAGATGAATTGTATTATGCAATTGATGAATGGAAGAATAAACTTGTTGGTATTTTAAAAATTATTCCTTTGAAAGAAAATTTAGGTTTAGGGGATGCATTAAATATTGGGATGGAACATTGTAGCTATGAACTTATTGCTAGAATGGATACAGATGATATATCGTTGCCAAATAGGTTTGAAAAACAGTTAAATGTCTTTAAAAATGGTAATATTGATATTTGTAGTTCATGGATAAGTGAGTTTAATGGTGATGAAAATGAAAATTTAGGATATAGAAGACTTCCAGAAATGCACGAAGAAATAATAAAGTATGCAAAAATAAGGTCTCCAATAAATCATCCAGCAGTAATGTATAAAAAATCTTTTGTTTTAAAAGCAGGAGGATATAAAAGAATGATCTATTTTGAAGATTATTATCTTTGGGTAAGGATGATATTGAATAAATCAAGATTTTATAATTTACAAGAAGTTTTAGTAAAGATGAGAGCTGGGCAGGGACAGATTGAGAGAAGAAGTGGTTTAAATTATGCTAAAAATGAATTTATTTTGTTAAATGAATTTAGGAAAAATGGTTTTTTTAATTCTTCATTTGAATATTTAAGAAATATTATTAAAATCCCAATAAGATTTTTACCAAAAATGGTTATAAGAATAATTTATTATTTTATAAGAAAATTATAA
- a CDS encoding 6-hydroxymethylpterin diphosphokinase MptE-like protein: MKNFIKSLINKRIISYKWFEVPFWLPKADINKLILLKNKFKNKRCFIIGNGPSLNDIDLTLLKNEYTFGVNSIFLKNRSDNFKPTFYIVEDKHVFYDNLKDINDFDVMYKFFPTKYKSLIKNKKNTYFFNMNTGFYQVNSPYYEIPRFSIDISEQLYCGQSVTILNLQLAYYLGFSEVYLIGMDFSYEIPESAIIDGDTIISTEDDPNHFDKTYFGVGKKWHDPKIYNVLKSYKLCKTMFEIDGRKIYNSTVGGKLELFDRKNYYELF, encoded by the coding sequence GTTTAATAAATAAAAGAATAATTTCTTATAAATGGTTTGAAGTTCCATTTTGGCTTCCAAAAGCGGATATAAATAAGTTAATATTGCTAAAAAATAAATTTAAAAATAAAAGATGCTTTATAATTGGAAATGGTCCTTCCCTTAATGATATAGATCTAACGTTATTAAAAAATGAGTATACTTTTGGGGTAAATAGTATATTTTTAAAAAATAGATCTGATAATTTTAAACCAACATTTTACATAGTAGAAGATAAGCATGTTTTTTATGATAATCTAAAAGATATAAATGATTTCGATGTTATGTACAAATTTTTTCCAACAAAATATAAATCTTTAATAAAGAATAAAAAAAATACATATTTTTTTAATATGAATACTGGATTTTATCAAGTTAATTCACCATACTATGAGATACCAAGATTTTCAATAGATATTTCTGAACAGTTATATTGTGGACAATCTGTAACTATACTAAATCTACAACTAGCATATTATTTAGGTTTTTCAGAAGTTTATTTAATTGGAATGGATTTTTCATATGAAATTCCAGAATCTGCAATTATCGATGGTGACACAATTATTTCTACAGAAGATGATCCGAATCATTTTGATAAAACATATTTTGGAGTAGGTAAAAAATGGCATGATCCAAAAATATACAATGTACTAAAAAGTTATAAACTTTGTAAAACAATGTTTGAAATAGATGGAAGAAAAATATATAACAGTACTGTAGGTGGCAAGCTAGAGTTGTTTGATAGAAAAAACTATTACGAACTTTTTTAA
- a CDS encoding glycosyltransferase produces MSVYNEKEEWIIESIDSILNQTYSNFEFIIVLDNPENKILKEILIKYQFIDKRIKIIINKKNSGLIFSLNRALKECEGLYIARMDADDISHKNRFEKQLQYLVDNNLDLIGSNITLFSNKEVFFKTDKLLTHKYLKRLLMRGAIGIVHPTFFVRKKVFDKLGGYNNAFHAEDMEFLSRAIFFGFKVGNIKDVLLNCRYRNNSVTKTNAYIMYKTAQYCTEIFKKSLATGKYIFDDNYKEYFVISEKEKNKLNKKQILMVEARQKLNRKKYFASMLKIIKASISSNSVYLSIKINLYLKMYKFFENIELKRSNKR; encoded by the coding sequence ATGAGTGTTTATAATGAAAAAGAAGAATGGATTATAGAGTCAATAGATTCAATTTTAAATCAGACTTATTCAAATTTTGAATTTATAATAGTATTAGATAATCCGGAAAATAAAATATTGAAAGAGATTCTAATAAAATATCAATTTATAGATAAAAGAATAAAAATAATTATAAATAAAAAAAATAGTGGTTTAATATTTAGTTTGAATAGAGCTTTAAAAGAATGTGAAGGTTTATATATTGCTAGAATGGATGCAGATGATATTTCTCACAAAAATAGATTTGAAAAGCAACTTCAGTATTTAGTTGATAATAATTTAGATTTAATTGGCTCTAACATAACACTATTTAGTAATAAAGAAGTATTTTTTAAAACTGATAAGCTTTTGACACATAAATATTTAAAAAGATTATTAATGAGAGGTGCTATAGGCATAGTACATCCAACATTTTTTGTTAGGAAGAAGGTCTTTGATAAACTTGGTGGGTATAATAATGCTTTTCACGCAGAAGATATGGAATTTTTATCGAGAGCTATTTTTTTTGGTTTCAAAGTTGGAAATATAAAGGATGTTCTTCTCAATTGCAGATATAGAAACAATAGTGTAACTAAAACAAATGCTTATATAATGTATAAAACAGCACAGTATTGTACGGAAATCTTTAAAAAGAGTTTGGCAACAGGAAAGTATATTTTTGACGATAATTATAAGGAATATTTTGTCATAAGTGAAAAAGAAAAAAACAAATTGAATAAAAAACAAATACTAATGGTTGAAGCGAGACAAAAGTTAAATAGAAAGAAATATTTTGCTTCTATGTTAAAAATTATAAAAGCAAGTATATCTTCAAATTCGGTTTATTTAAGTATAAAAATAAACTTATATTTAAAAATGTATAAATTCTTTGAAAATATTGAATTAAAAAGAAGTAATAAGAGATGA